One genomic segment of Desulfocapsa sulfexigens DSM 10523 includes these proteins:
- a CDS encoding DNA topoisomerase III, with the protein MTEKTLIIAEKPSVAADLAKVLPGKFTKTKTHYESDSHIVSYAIGHLVAIQYPEEIDPKYKSWDLSNLPILPEEFPLKGLQGTTAQLNALQKLIRRKDVTEIINACDAGREGELIFKYILRYVWNKSVSGKKLKRLWLQSMTRDSIKEAFANLRENDEMLALEDAALCRSESDWLIGLNATRALTGFNSRKGGFFLTSCGRVQTPTLSLLVKREQVRREFEPQDFFTLQATFTFDNSSYVGKWIDPDFKKDPENEHARADRLWKEEAADNRVAKCSGQPADVSETSKKSTQRAPALYDLTSLQREANGRFGFSAKNTLAIAQALYERHKVLTYPRTDSRHLPEDYLNNVKKTVKIQEGWQLGKHAATALEQGYIKKNKLIFDNKKISDHHAIIPTNTLPGSLSEAELKVYTMVVQRFLAVFFPPATYLNTRRISIVEEETFLTEGKILTNPGWKIVYQGIDNQESDKLLVEIPQGTNIHCKEVVKEKSETKPPPRFNEATLLSAMEHSGKFVDDEELAEAMKESGLGTPATRAAIIEKLIKEKYIVREGRELTPTGKAFELFSLLEALKIEVLASPQMTGEWEFKLNQILHGKFTRKQFMKEIRDLTRHIISQVREFEKSPIQKEAPFSPVDDIRFFETPTAYISEDKKITLRKILGGRIMSQDEIVSIINGQTLGPFSDFRSKRGKPFTASVRLTKNKVEFLFTDSIEDLDIKAIKASEPLGVSPVDNTPVFETPTAYMSESRLEGDKDKGLQIGKVILGRAITSDHIRQLLSDGKTELIPNFISKKKRPFDAYLLMNKTGKISFEFPPRKRKEPAKNKN; encoded by the coding sequence ATGACTGAAAAAACCCTCATTATTGCTGAAAAACCTAGTGTCGCTGCGGACCTTGCTAAAGTCTTGCCCGGGAAATTCACGAAAACTAAGACCCACTACGAAAGTGATTCTCATATAGTTTCCTACGCCATTGGTCATCTCGTTGCCATTCAATATCCAGAAGAGATTGATCCGAAGTATAAAAGTTGGGATCTCAGCAATCTCCCCATCCTACCAGAAGAATTCCCCTTAAAAGGACTTCAGGGAACGACAGCACAGCTCAACGCACTTCAGAAGCTTATTCGCAGAAAAGATGTAACTGAAATCATTAATGCCTGTGATGCGGGGCGTGAAGGAGAGTTAATCTTCAAATACATCCTCCGCTATGTATGGAACAAATCCGTTTCCGGGAAGAAGCTCAAAAGACTGTGGCTGCAATCGATGACCCGGGACTCAATAAAAGAGGCCTTTGCCAACCTGCGCGAGAATGATGAAATGCTCGCCCTGGAAGATGCTGCTCTCTGCCGTTCTGAATCAGATTGGCTTATCGGACTCAATGCCACCCGTGCACTCACTGGCTTCAACTCACGAAAAGGCGGCTTTTTTCTCACCTCATGCGGCAGAGTACAGACCCCTACTCTCTCACTTCTTGTAAAACGAGAACAGGTTCGTCGGGAATTTGAACCGCAAGATTTTTTCACTCTTCAGGCAACATTCACGTTTGACAACAGCTCCTATGTCGGCAAATGGATAGACCCTGACTTCAAAAAAGATCCTGAGAACGAACATGCTCGAGCAGACCGACTCTGGAAAGAAGAGGCAGCTGATAACAGAGTTGCAAAATGCTCAGGACAACCTGCTGATGTATCAGAAACCAGTAAAAAATCGACGCAGCGCGCCCCTGCTCTGTACGATCTCACTTCTCTGCAACGTGAGGCAAACGGACGTTTTGGTTTCTCGGCAAAGAACACTTTGGCCATTGCTCAGGCCCTATACGAACGACATAAAGTCCTTACCTACCCCCGTACCGACAGCCGTCACCTGCCTGAAGACTATCTTAATAATGTCAAAAAAACGGTCAAGATACAGGAGGGTTGGCAACTGGGGAAACATGCTGCCACAGCACTCGAACAGGGCTATATCAAAAAAAACAAACTTATCTTCGATAACAAAAAGATTTCAGACCATCACGCTATCATTCCGACCAACACTTTGCCGGGTTCACTCAGTGAAGCAGAACTGAAAGTTTACACTATGGTCGTGCAGCGCTTTCTAGCTGTATTTTTTCCCCCAGCCACCTATCTTAACACCAGACGAATTTCCATTGTAGAGGAAGAGACATTTCTCACTGAAGGAAAAATTCTGACCAATCCAGGTTGGAAAATCGTCTACCAGGGAATCGACAATCAGGAATCCGACAAATTACTGGTTGAAATACCGCAAGGAACTAACATTCATTGCAAAGAAGTTGTTAAAGAAAAATCTGAAACAAAACCACCACCACGCTTCAACGAGGCAACCCTGCTCTCAGCCATGGAGCATTCAGGAAAATTTGTTGATGATGAAGAACTGGCAGAAGCCATGAAGGAAAGTGGCCTCGGAACACCGGCTACACGTGCTGCAATTATCGAGAAATTAATCAAGGAAAAGTATATTGTCCGGGAGGGTCGCGAGCTTACCCCTACGGGAAAAGCATTCGAACTTTTTTCACTGCTCGAAGCCCTGAAGATTGAAGTACTCGCCTCTCCTCAAATGACTGGGGAATGGGAATTCAAACTGAACCAGATCCTTCATGGAAAATTCACACGGAAACAATTCATGAAAGAGATTCGGGATCTTACCAGACATATTATTTCCCAGGTTCGGGAGTTTGAAAAATCGCCAATCCAAAAAGAAGCCCCCTTCAGCCCGGTTGACGATATTCGTTTCTTTGAAACCCCCACGGCCTACATTTCAGAAGATAAGAAAATCACTCTCAGAAAAATTCTTGGTGGCAGGATCATGAGCCAGGATGAGATTGTCAGCATTATAAACGGACAAACCCTGGGCCCTTTCAGTGATTTCAGAAGTAAACGTGGAAAACCCTTCACTGCCTCTGTTCGTTTAACCAAAAACAAAGTAGAGTTTCTTTTTACAGACTCCATTGAAGACCTTGACATCAAGGCCATCAAGGCCAGTGAACCACTTGGAGTCTCTCCCGTTGACAACACCCCGGTCTTTGAGACCCCAACTGCCTACATGTCCGAATCACGGCTGGAGGGAGACAAGGACAAGGGTTTGCAGATTGGCAAAGTTATCCTTGGCCGTGCCATCACCAGCGACCACATCAGACAGCTCCTGAGTGATGGAAAAACAGAGTTAATACCAAACTTCATATCAAAGAAAAAAAGACCATTTGACGCCTACTTGTTAATGAACAAGACGGGGAAGATCAGTTTTGAGTTTCCACCACGAAAACGGAAAGAGCCGGCTAAAAATAAAAATTAA
- the rsfS gene encoding ribosome silencing factor codes for MKKIKDELQDKSSFELVTICVKAALDTKAEDLVVLDVRELSSFTDYFVIMSGRSSRHVQGLAEALEKAMRSKRISAAKAEGIQEGMWVLLDFADVVVHIFYHEQRSFYDLEGLWHDAPRVEINES; via the coding sequence ATGAAAAAAATTAAAGACGAATTACAGGACAAAAGCAGTTTTGAGCTGGTCACCATCTGCGTCAAGGCTGCCCTGGATACAAAGGCAGAAGACCTGGTCGTACTCGATGTACGCGAACTTTCCTCCTTCACCGACTACTTTGTCATCATGAGTGGCCGTTCCAGTCGCCACGTACAGGGTCTCGCCGAAGCACTGGAAAAAGCGATGCGTTCAAAAAGAATTAGTGCGGCAAAAGCAGAAGGAATTCAGGAAGGAATGTGGGTTCTTCTTGACTTTGCTGATGTAGTAGTTCATATTTTCTATCATGAACAGCGATCTTTTTACGACCTGGAAGGGCTGTGGCATGATGCCCCAAGAGTGGAAATAAACGAGAGCTAA
- the thrC gene encoding threonine synthase, with protein MQYISTRGGIDPVPFTKAVMMGLADDGGLLLPRTIPRIGSDTFGQWKDLSYPKLAFEIMSRFIDDIPGTDLRDIISRSYATFDTEQVIPIIHQGPLHIMELFHGPTLAFKDVALQFLGNIFEYLLEKDDSVMNILGATSGDTGSAAIYGVRGKERINIFILHPHKRVSKVQEKQMTTVTDSNVFNIAIRGTFDDGQAIVKAIFNDLDFKEKQHLGAINSINWARVLAQVVYYVHACLHISSHENDKATDFSVPTGNFGDIFAGYIAKRMLPEGTIRKLMLATNSNDILSRMVSNGDYSLGDVVATSSPSMDIQSASNFERYLYYLLDKEPNRTNQAMMQFAETGEINLTDFKDQIQRDFITEKATEEDVSTCIRDFYKQYGYIMDPHTAVGVHCALKHQEKGIPVCCLATAHPGKFGDTVEAAIEKPLELPDSIAVLMEENRESRCELMDADRNDIQEFVKKHSKHNC; from the coding sequence ATGCAATACATCAGTACCCGTGGCGGCATTGACCCCGTTCCCTTCACTAAAGCCGTGATGATGGGACTTGCCGACGATGGCGGCCTACTCCTCCCAAGAACGATTCCTCGTATTGGTAGCGATACCTTTGGTCAATGGAAAGATCTTTCTTATCCTAAACTGGCCTTTGAGATTATGTCTCGTTTTATCGATGACATTCCCGGAACTGATCTCCGTGACATAATCAGTCGCTCCTATGCAACTTTTGATACAGAACAGGTTATCCCTATCATCCACCAGGGACCTCTCCACATTATGGAGCTTTTCCATGGCCCTACCCTGGCTTTTAAAGATGTTGCCCTGCAGTTCCTCGGCAATATTTTTGAATACCTCCTGGAAAAAGATGATTCGGTTATGAATATTCTGGGTGCCACCTCCGGTGATACCGGTAGCGCTGCCATTTACGGAGTAAGAGGAAAAGAACGAATTAACATCTTCATTCTCCACCCTCATAAACGAGTAAGTAAAGTCCAGGAAAAACAGATGACAACGGTGACGGACAGCAATGTTTTTAATATTGCTATCCGCGGTACCTTTGACGATGGCCAGGCTATTGTGAAAGCCATCTTCAATGATCTGGACTTCAAGGAAAAACAACATCTTGGAGCCATCAATTCCATCAACTGGGCCAGGGTCCTTGCTCAGGTAGTCTACTATGTACACGCTTGTCTCCATATTTCCAGTCACGAAAATGATAAAGCGACGGATTTCTCGGTCCCTACAGGAAACTTTGGCGATATATTCGCTGGTTATATTGCAAAGCGCATGCTTCCCGAAGGAACAATCAGAAAATTAATGCTGGCAACTAACTCCAATGACATCCTCTCACGAATGGTCAGTAATGGTGACTACTCTCTTGGTGATGTTGTAGCTACTTCAAGTCCTTCCATGGATATCCAGTCGGCTTCCAACTTTGAGCGTTACCTGTACTATCTCCTCGACAAAGAACCTAATCGAACAAATCAGGCCATGATGCAGTTTGCTGAAACCGGTGAAATCAATCTCACCGATTTCAAGGATCAGATCCAGAGGGATTTCATTACAGAAAAGGCCACTGAAGAGGATGTCTCGACTTGCATCCGTGATTTCTATAAGCAATATGGCTACATTATGGATCCACACACGGCAGTCGGGGTGCACTGTGCCCTTAAACACCAGGAAAAGGGAATCCCTGTCTGCTGCCTGGCCACCGCCCATCCCGGAAAATTTGGCGATACCGTGGAAGCTGCCATAGAAAAACCCCTTGAGCTCCCCGATTCCATTGCTGTCTTAATGGAAGAAAACAGAGAGTCTCGCTGTGAACTGATGGATGCCGACAGAAACGATATACAGGAATTTGTCAAAAAACATTCCAAACACAACTGCTAA
- a CDS encoding purine-nucleoside phosphorylase yields MQGAAEHKRQVEECVAHLKQLLPFTPDLLIQLGTGLGHFGDRITSALMLPYSEIPHFPRSTVASHSGNLILGYLGDKKVAVLQGRFHFYEGYSTKEVAFPIRVLSLLGAKTLIVTNAAGGLNPLFQAGSIMVFRDHLNFLGENPLRGPNIDNWGPRFPDFSTPYHPGLIKTALDSASFCKIANVISGVYVCIPGPSLETPAETRWLRESGADAVGMSSVPEIIVAKHGGMDVLGLSVVSNVNDPDNFEPIILEDIIATAEAMEPKLEQLIVEIAARIPS; encoded by the coding sequence ATGCAGGGAGCAGCAGAACACAAAAGACAGGTGGAGGAGTGCGTTGCCCACCTGAAGCAGCTACTCCCATTCACTCCCGATCTGCTTATACAGCTCGGGACCGGCCTTGGTCACTTTGGAGACAGAATCACCAGCGCACTGATGCTTCCCTACTCCGAAATTCCCCACTTTCCAAGATCTACAGTTGCTAGTCACAGTGGAAACCTTATCCTTGGCTATCTTGGCGATAAAAAAGTTGCCGTCCTTCAGGGAAGATTTCACTTTTATGAAGGGTACTCCACAAAGGAGGTTGCCTTCCCCATCAGAGTACTGTCACTCCTCGGAGCGAAGACCCTGATCGTGACCAACGCTGCAGGTGGACTCAATCCGCTTTTTCAGGCAGGATCCATCATGGTTTTCCGGGATCACCTGAATTTCCTGGGTGAGAACCCGCTGCGAGGCCCGAATATTGACAACTGGGGCCCGCGTTTTCCCGATTTTTCAACCCCATACCACCCGGGGCTTATCAAAACTGCTCTGGACAGTGCCAGCTTCTGTAAAATCGCCAACGTAATCAGTGGTGTTTATGTCTGTATCCCTGGCCCAAGTCTTGAAACACCAGCTGAGACAAGGTGGCTTCGTGAAAGTGGCGCAGATGCTGTGGGCATGTCATCTGTTCCTGAAATCATAGTCGCCAAACACGGTGGAATGGATGTGCTTGGTTTATCTGTTGTTTCTAACGTGAACGACCCTGACAATTTTGAGCCTATTATTCTTGAGGATATTATAGCCACTGCCGAAGCCATGGAACCAAAACTTGAACAGTTAATCGTAGAGATTGCTGCACGGATACCATCATGA
- a CDS encoding amidohydrolase family protein: MTTQRADTIISGSYLIPDSRQKNVINNGAVAVSKDSIAAIGTSEDILAQFTTERHIHTDHGLIMPGLVNTHTHAPMACFRGLADDLPLMTWLEKHIFPVEARWTPEMIYHSTLLSLAEMIKSGTTSFCDMYLFSKEVARATVESGMRAWIGEVLYDFPSPCYGDLENGFSYVEELFGLYSGHSLISITADPHSVYTCSPELLTRLGKVAQSHDSLYAIHLSENEAEVNTCKERYNCSPVDHLERLGLLGPKTLAAHCVMLDDREIALMAERGVKVSHCQESNMKLASGTAPVVKMIEAGIEVGIGTDGAASNNDVDMFGEMNTVAKIHKVARMDPTAMGAEQTLHAATLGGATTLGASDHIGTLAVGKKADMIVLNMNQPHLTPLYNIPSHLVYAARGSDVIHSIINGRIVMEDRVLQSLDEEQILARMREIGQNIVRHGKD, translated from the coding sequence ATGACAACACAACGGGCTGATACCATTATTTCCGGCAGTTACCTCATCCCGGATTCCAGACAAAAAAATGTCATCAATAATGGGGCTGTAGCGGTGTCGAAGGATAGCATCGCAGCAATCGGTACCAGCGAAGACATCCTTGCACAGTTTACAACAGAGCGCCATATCCACACAGATCATGGCCTGATTATGCCCGGCCTTGTCAACACCCATACCCATGCACCAATGGCCTGTTTCCGTGGACTCGCCGACGACCTGCCCCTAATGACCTGGCTTGAAAAACACATTTTTCCGGTGGAAGCCCGCTGGACTCCCGAAATGATCTATCACTCCACGCTGCTGTCACTTGCTGAGATGATCAAATCCGGAACCACCAGTTTCTGTGACATGTATCTTTTTTCGAAAGAGGTGGCGAGAGCTACGGTTGAATCCGGGATGCGGGCATGGATTGGTGAAGTACTTTATGACTTTCCGTCTCCCTGTTATGGCGATCTGGAGAATGGTTTTTCCTATGTGGAAGAGCTCTTTGGTCTCTATTCAGGCCATTCGCTCATTTCAATCACTGCCGATCCCCACTCAGTTTATACCTGTTCACCGGAACTACTGACGCGGCTCGGGAAAGTTGCACAGAGCCATGACAGTCTCTACGCAATTCATCTCTCCGAGAATGAAGCGGAAGTGAACACCTGCAAAGAGCGCTATAACTGCTCCCCGGTAGACCATCTGGAGCGCTTGGGACTACTTGGCCCCAAAACACTGGCTGCTCATTGCGTTATGCTGGATGACAGAGAAATTGCACTTATGGCTGAGCGGGGTGTAAAAGTATCCCACTGTCAGGAATCAAACATGAAACTTGCCTCGGGCACCGCGCCCGTTGTCAAGATGATCGAAGCTGGTATAGAGGTTGGAATAGGAACGGACGGTGCCGCGTCAAACAACGATGTGGATATGTTCGGAGAGATGAACACGGTTGCTAAGATCCACAAAGTTGCCCGTATGGATCCTACAGCAATGGGCGCTGAACAGACCCTGCATGCAGCAACACTTGGTGGAGCTACAACTCTTGGGGCCAGTGATCATATCGGAACACTTGCAGTCGGCAAAAAAGCGGATATGATTGTACTCAACATGAACCAACCGCACCTCACACCACTGTATAACATTCCGTCGCACCTTGTCTACGCAGCTCGCGGGTCTGATGTCATCCATTCAATCATAAACGGCAGGATCGTTATGGAAGACAGAGTTCTCCAAAGCCTTGATGAAGAGCAGATTCTTGCCCGGATGCGAGAGATCGGACAAAACATTGTCAGGCATGGAAAGGATTGA
- the tatA gene encoding twin-arginine translocase TatA/TatE family subunit encodes MFGLGMPELIVILVIIVIIFGAGKLPEIGSGIGKGIKNFKDATKKEETKTIDEDTKGDSQT; translated from the coding sequence ATGTTTGGACTTGGAATGCCTGAGCTAATTGTTATTCTGGTCATTATTGTTATTATTTTTGGTGCTGGCAAACTTCCGGAAATTGGATCGGGAATTGGTAAAGGCATCAAAAATTTTAAGGATGCCACCAAAAAAGAAGAAACAAAAACGATTGACGAAGACACCAAAGGTGATTCACAGACCTGA
- a CDS encoding Sec-independent protein translocase subunit TatA/TatB, which translates to MFGLGTPELVVILGIAVLVFGGKKLPEIGSGLGKAISSFKNGISDVEDGGKKILEDVPGVKEVTAVKDKVDAVKNIGNILK; encoded by the coding sequence ATGTTTGGACTCGGAACCCCTGAATTAGTTGTTATTCTCGGCATTGCTGTTCTTGTTTTCGGAGGAAAAAAACTTCCGGAAATTGGGTCAGGTCTAGGTAAGGCAATCTCGTCGTTCAAAAACGGGATAAGTGACGTTGAAGACGGCGGCAAGAAAATTCTGGAAGATGTTCCCGGGGTGAAAGAAGTTACAGCCGTAAAAGACAAAGTTGATGCAGTAAAAAACATCGGCAATATTCTCAAATAA
- a CDS encoding PilZ domain-containing protein, protein MSNRRNYERLLIQKFAILKLANGETIQGQTRDLGMGGAFIECAPDIHLEEGTECTISLVLNDEEERMITEIYGCISHCDNSGGLGCNFLKINATYYQFIGEASD, encoded by the coding sequence ATGTCAAATCGTCGTAACTATGAGCGCCTGTTGATTCAAAAATTTGCCATTCTGAAACTTGCAAATGGCGAAACCATCCAGGGACAAACCCGTGATCTTGGAATGGGTGGAGCCTTTATAGAATGTGCGCCAGATATTCACCTTGAGGAGGGGACAGAATGTACCATCAGCCTGGTACTCAATGATGAAGAGGAAAGAATGATCACAGAAATATATGGCTGTATCAGCCACTGCGATAACAGCGGGGGACTTGGATGTAATTTCCTGAAAATCAACGCCACGTACTACCAGTTCATAGGGGAAGCATCGGATTAA
- a CDS encoding class II glutamine amidotransferase domain-containing protein: MCRLALKTASEAFSPYEVLQGMEAMQEGYDGSGLGLLLRGLDFDDYTYNTKNPVLSGIAHTEEAWDRLRNYMDSHGFELKYDHDFDTAPGHLKAHNRYRYFLRVYKLPQSISEKSEEEIEHDLMMTRLALRKDGELHGDDLTVFSFWPDVATIKEVGWPLEIGDGLRLFDNRIKSRVCMAQGRQNTNYGINLYACHPFFIQGIATMTNGENTAFVPIRDWLLGKHFPGYTGYQSDSETFTHILHYTLKQLKLPLQAYKHIITPLRGDELANHPQGDFLRGLRDSCRRLIIDGPNAVIGTLPDETCMLVMDQKKLRPATVGGRPGAWAIASEMCGVDAMVPDRDPSLDFQPMREHTILVPPERKELTIWSQHDPYPLGQAA, from the coding sequence ATGTGTCGTTTAGCCCTGAAAACCGCCAGTGAGGCCTTCTCTCCATATGAAGTTCTCCAGGGCATGGAGGCTATGCAGGAAGGTTACGATGGCTCCGGCCTCGGACTTCTTCTGCGCGGTCTTGATTTTGATGATTACACCTACAATACCAAAAACCCAGTTCTTTCAGGTATTGCCCATACTGAAGAGGCGTGGGACCGTCTCAGGAACTATATGGACAGTCACGGTTTTGAACTGAAGTATGACCATGACTTTGACACCGCTCCCGGTCATCTGAAAGCACATAACAGATATCGTTATTTTCTTCGTGTTTACAAGTTACCACAATCAATCTCAGAGAAGTCAGAGGAAGAGATTGAGCATGATTTAATGATGACCCGGCTTGCACTCAGAAAAGACGGAGAACTCCATGGCGACGATCTCACAGTTTTTTCTTTCTGGCCAGATGTTGCCACTATCAAGGAAGTTGGCTGGCCACTTGAAATTGGTGACGGGCTGAGACTGTTCGACAACCGGATCAAATCCCGGGTCTGTATGGCACAGGGACGTCAGAACACCAACTACGGGATCAACCTTTATGCCTGCCATCCCTTCTTTATCCAGGGAATCGCCACCATGACCAACGGGGAAAACACTGCTTTTGTTCCCATCCGTGACTGGCTGCTCGGCAAACATTTTCCAGGATACACCGGATATCAGAGTGACTCGGAGACCTTCACACACATTCTCCACTACACCTTAAAGCAGCTCAAACTCCCTCTCCAGGCCTACAAACACATCATCACCCCTCTTCGGGGCGATGAACTGGCCAATCATCCTCAGGGAGATTTTTTAAGAGGTCTTCGTGATTCCTGTCGACGCCTTATCATTGACGGACCCAATGCAGTTATTGGAACCCTGCCCGATGAGACCTGTATGCTGGTTATGGATCAGAAAAAATTACGCCCCGCAACCGTGGGTGGAAGGCCTGGTGCCTGGGCAATCGCATCAGAAATGTGCGGTGTTGATGCCATGGTACCCGACCGTGATCCATCACTTGATTTCCAACCCATGCGTGAACACACAATTCTTGTACCACCAGAACGAAAGGAACTGACAATATGGTCTCAGCACGATCCGTATCCGTTGGGCCAGGCAGCTTAA
- a CDS encoding glutamate synthase-related protein has translation MVSARSVSVGPGSLSYTDLPWIIQHREDRCTLCGHCTAVCPKEAIYLAYRRQRMPKLDVLKKKRGNEYRTFVGIRQKKNMANACIGCSMCSMVCPNEAIQPVPNTNEHRTLFFNNQKGEPMKRGGRRNEVGPTLLDRIMFNRISMLTDPALDAGRHEFSVTTTLGRTLDPAEFLKRTREGGWIPPTREIFPFVIGSMSFGALSPNMWLGLLQGVAYCNEVLGIPVVMCTGEGGCPPWVLKSPYLKYIVLQIASGYFGWDEIIRAIPDMQCDPAAIEIKYGQGAKPGDGGLLMWFKVSKLIARLRGVPEGVDLPSPPVHQTLYSIEESVMKMIQTLSTAFGHKVPIYPKISASTSAKSVLNNLVRNPYAGGLLIDGIDGGTGAAYNVSMDATGHPIASNVRECYLDLVAQGKQNEIPIFAAGGIGKNGNVTQNGLALIMLGASGVHIGKYVMQAAAGCLGNERNRCNVCNVGICPKGITSQNPKLYRRLDPDQVAERVAEVFMSIRTEMKKVMAPLGRSQSLPVGMSDALGIGDKDAADRLNIKYVC, from the coding sequence ATGGTCTCAGCACGATCCGTATCCGTTGGGCCAGGCAGCTTAAGCTACACTGACCTGCCCTGGATAATCCAGCACCGCGAAGATAGATGTACCCTCTGTGGTCATTGTACCGCAGTTTGTCCTAAAGAGGCAATCTATCTCGCCTATAGACGCCAGAGGATGCCAAAACTTGACGTCCTCAAGAAAAAACGCGGCAATGAATACCGTACTTTTGTCGGTATCCGCCAGAAAAAGAACATGGCCAATGCCTGCATCGGTTGCTCCATGTGCTCCATGGTCTGTCCAAACGAGGCAATCCAGCCCGTTCCCAATACTAACGAGCACAGAACTCTCTTCTTCAACAACCAGAAGGGTGAGCCCATGAAGCGTGGCGGCAGACGTAACGAAGTCGGCCCCACCCTGCTTGACAGGATCATGTTTAACCGCATTTCAATGCTCACCGATCCGGCACTGGATGCCGGACGCCACGAGTTCAGTGTTACCACAACCCTGGGTCGCACTCTTGATCCGGCAGAGTTCCTGAAACGCACGCGCGAGGGGGGATGGATTCCGCCAACACGGGAAATATTTCCTTTTGTAATCGGCTCCATGTCTTTTGGTGCGCTGTCGCCAAATATGTGGCTTGGGTTGCTGCAGGGTGTTGCCTATTGTAATGAAGTACTTGGTATCCCAGTCGTTATGTGTACTGGTGAAGGAGGATGTCCTCCATGGGTTCTGAAAAGCCCCTACCTCAAGTACATTGTCCTGCAGATTGCATCCGGTTATTTTGGTTGGGATGAGATCATCCGGGCCATTCCCGATATGCAGTGTGACCCTGCCGCCATAGAAATAAAATATGGTCAAGGTGCTAAACCAGGCGACGGCGGACTGCTTATGTGGTTCAAGGTCTCCAAGTTGATTGCTCGTCTTCGCGGTGTGCCCGAAGGAGTAGACCTTCCGTCGCCTCCTGTGCACCAGACGCTCTATTCCATTGAGGAATCGGTGATGAAGATGATCCAGACCCTGTCCACCGCCTTTGGTCACAAGGTTCCGATCTATCCAAAGATCTCGGCCTCAACGAGTGCCAAATCAGTACTGAATAATCTGGTACGTAATCCCTATGCCGGTGGTCTGCTGATCGATGGAATCGATGGTGGAACAGGTGCTGCTTACAACGTCTCCATGGATGCAACGGGACACCCTATTGCCTCCAATGTGCGTGAGTGCTATCTCGATCTGGTTGCACAGGGTAAGCAGAATGAAATTCCCATTTTTGCAGCCGGCGGTATCGGTAAAAATGGTAATGTCACCCAGAATGGTCTGGCACTTATCATGCTTGGCGCATCCGGTGTTCATATTGGAAAATACGTAATGCAAGCTGCTGCAGGTTGTCTTGGCAACGAGAGAAACCGCTGCAATGTCTGCAACGTTGGTATCTGCCCGAAAGGTATCACCAGTCAGAATCCTAAACTGTACCGTCGTCTTGATCCCGATCAGGTAGCGGAACGTGTCGCTGAGGTATTTATGTCCATCCGTACTGAGATGAAGAAGGTCATGGCACCGCTTGGACGTTCCCAGTCCCTGCCGGTTGGCATGTCCGATGCTCTGGGAATTGGTGACAAGGATGCTGCCGACAGACTAAATATAAAATATGTATGTTAG